A single window of Mycolicibacterium madagascariense DNA harbors:
- a CDS encoding ABC transporter substrate-binding protein/permease → MGEPRHPASLKVLVVLLATLFVAALGVAPAAGADGDQCAPPGVGSASALPTNLASAAKGPAADKYTTPGVEPLPVNVGALGLGTPGVLTVGTLSDAPPSICIDARGQFTGFDNELLRAIAAKLGLKVNFVGTDFSGLLAQVAARRFDVGSSSITTTDARRRTVGFTNGYDFGYFSLVVPSGSALKSFSQLAAGQRIGVVQGTVQEAYVVDTLHLDPVKFPDYNTVYASLKTRQIDAWVAPSQQAVGTVRAGDPAQIVENTFSLDNFVAYAVAKENRPLIDALNAGLDAVIADGTWAKLYSEWVPRALPPGWKPGSKAAPVPQLPDFATIAATKKPTADNSGVAPKSVLRQLKDSFLDWGLYRKAIPDLLTTGLPNTLILTVSASVIGLALGLVLAVAGISTSRWLRWPARVYTDVFRGLPEVVIILLIGLGVGPLVGSLTGNDPYPLGIAALGLMAAAYVGEILRSGIQSVEAGQLEASRALGFSYSRSMRLVVVPQGIRRVLPALVNQFIALLKASSLVYFLGLIASQRELFQVGRDLNAQTGNLSPLVAAGLFYLLLTIPLTHLVNVIDDRLRRGRPVADSAEPNSPASPAATQEMV, encoded by the coding sequence ATCGGCGAACCCAGGCACCCGGCCAGCCTCAAGGTCCTCGTCGTTCTCCTCGCCACCCTGTTCGTCGCCGCGCTGGGCGTGGCACCGGCGGCGGGCGCCGACGGCGACCAGTGCGCGCCGCCCGGCGTCGGCAGTGCCAGCGCCCTCCCCACCAACCTCGCGTCGGCAGCCAAGGGGCCGGCGGCCGACAAGTACACGACCCCCGGCGTCGAACCGCTGCCGGTGAACGTCGGCGCGCTGGGGCTCGGCACCCCCGGCGTGCTGACGGTCGGCACGCTCTCCGACGCGCCGCCGAGCATCTGCATCGACGCTCGGGGCCAGTTCACCGGATTCGACAACGAGCTGCTGCGGGCGATCGCCGCCAAGCTCGGGCTGAAGGTGAACTTCGTCGGCACCGACTTCTCCGGGCTGCTGGCACAGGTCGCGGCGCGGCGCTTCGACGTCGGCTCGTCCTCGATCACCACGACCGACGCCCGTCGGCGGACCGTCGGGTTCACCAACGGCTACGACTTCGGCTACTTCTCGCTCGTCGTCCCGTCGGGTTCGGCACTCAAGAGCTTCTCGCAACTGGCGGCGGGTCAGCGCATCGGCGTCGTGCAGGGCACGGTGCAGGAGGCCTACGTCGTCGACACGCTGCACCTGGATCCGGTGAAGTTCCCCGACTACAACACGGTGTACGCCAGCCTGAAGACCCGCCAGATCGACGCGTGGGTCGCGCCGTCGCAACAGGCCGTCGGCACGGTCCGGGCGGGCGACCCCGCCCAGATCGTCGAGAACACCTTCAGCTTGGACAACTTCGTCGCCTACGCGGTGGCCAAGGAGAACAGGCCGTTGATCGACGCCCTCAACGCCGGCCTCGACGCCGTCATCGCCGACGGCACCTGGGCCAAGCTGTACTCCGAATGGGTGCCGCGGGCGCTCCCGCCCGGGTGGAAACCGGGCTCGAAGGCGGCTCCCGTGCCCCAGCTGCCGGACTTCGCGACGATCGCGGCGACCAAGAAGCCGACCGCGGACAACTCCGGGGTCGCGCCGAAATCGGTACTGCGCCAACTGAAGGACTCGTTCCTGGATTGGGGGCTGTACCGCAAGGCGATCCCCGACCTCCTGACGACGGGCCTGCCGAACACGCTGATCCTCACCGTCAGCGCCAGCGTCATCGGGCTGGCGCTCGGGTTGGTCCTCGCCGTGGCGGGCATCTCGACCTCGAGATGGCTGCGGTGGCCGGCGCGCGTGTACACCGACGTGTTCCGTGGCCTGCCCGAGGTGGTCATCATCCTGCTGATCGGGTTGGGCGTCGGGCCGCTCGTCGGCAGTCTGACGGGCAACGACCCCTACCCGCTGGGCATCGCGGCGCTGGGGTTGATGGCGGCGGCCTACGTGGGCGAGATCCTGCGTTCGGGCATTCAGAGCGTGGAGGCCGGACAGCTCGAGGCGTCCCGGGCGCTGGGCTTCAGCTACTCGCGGTCGATGCGCTTGGTCGTTGTGCCACAAGGCATTCGACGGGTGCTGCCGGCACTGGTCAACCAATTCATCGCGTTGCTCAAGGCGTCGTCGCTGGTGTACTTCCTCGGCCTGATCGCCAGCCAGCGTGAACTGTTCCAGGTCGGCCGGGACCTCAACGCCCAGACCGGCAACCTCTCGCCCCTGGTGGCGGCGGGGCTGTTCTACCTGCTGTTGACCATTCCGCTGACCCATCTGGTCAACGTCATCGACGATCGCCTCCGGCGCGGGCGGCCCGTCGCCGACTCCGCGGAGCCGAACAGCCCGGCCAGCCCGGCGGCCACCCAGGAGATGGTGTGA
- a CDS encoding LLM class F420-dependent oxidoreductase yields MSFPTRIGVQLQPQHSPNYGHLRDAVLRCEDLGVDVAFNWDHFYPLYGDPDGAHYECWTMLGAWAEQTSRLEIGALVTCNSYRNPELLADMARTVDNISDGRLILGIGSGWKQKDYDEYGYDFGTVGSRLDDLAAALPRITSRLAKLNPAPVREIPILIGGQGEKKTLRLVAEFAHQWHGFTTTETYPAKAKVLAEHCATVGRDPDTIERSAGVTGKGDDLIADAEALVGLGVSLLTVGVNGPDYDLTDAEALCRWRDAQR; encoded by the coding sequence ATGAGCTTCCCCACCCGCATCGGCGTCCAACTTCAACCGCAGCACTCCCCCAACTACGGCCATCTGCGCGACGCAGTCCTGCGCTGCGAGGACCTCGGCGTCGACGTGGCGTTCAACTGGGACCACTTCTATCCGCTGTACGGCGATCCCGATGGCGCGCACTACGAATGCTGGACCATGCTCGGCGCCTGGGCCGAGCAGACGTCGCGCCTCGAGATCGGCGCGCTGGTCACCTGCAACTCCTACCGCAACCCCGAGCTCCTGGCGGACATGGCGCGCACCGTCGACAACATCTCCGACGGCAGGCTGATCCTTGGCATCGGATCGGGCTGGAAGCAGAAGGACTATGACGAGTACGGCTACGACTTCGGCACCGTCGGCAGCCGTCTCGACGACCTCGCGGCGGCGCTGCCGCGCATCACGTCGCGGCTGGCCAAGCTCAATCCTGCTCCGGTGCGCGAGATTCCGATCCTCATCGGTGGCCAGGGCGAGAAGAAGACACTGCGTCTGGTGGCCGAATTCGCCCACCAGTGGCACGGTTTCACGACGACCGAGACCTACCCGGCCAAGGCCAAGGTGCTCGCCGAGCACTGCGCCACCGTGGGCCGCGACCCCGACACCATCGAACGGTCCGCGGGCGTCACCGGCAAGGGCGACGACCTCATCGCCGACGCCGAGGCGCTCGTCGGCCTGGGCGTCTCGCTGCTCACCGTCGGGGTCAACGGACCGGACTACGACCTGACCGACGCCGAGGCGCTGTGCCGCTGGCGCGACGCGCAGCGGTGA
- a CDS encoding alpha/beta fold hydrolase: MAQLSDDELLGLDEFALLPENAEQIGATGPLPTVTRVDSGPISALKWGDADPQLVFLHGGGQNAHTWDTVILGLGVPALAVDLPGHGRSAWREDGDYGPRRAAETLRPILREWAPAPRLLVGMSLGGLTALRIAATEPALVPELVLVDVTPSSPEKHEAMTKAQMGTVALVQGDRTFPSFAAMLDVAVAAAPHRSRNSLRRGVFHNSKQLDDGSWTWRYDSFRTGDGFTNLWDDVPAITMPTTLVRGANSHFVDDADADAFAKGAPGFQRTHVVPDAGHSVQGDQPAALVDILRGILNA, translated from the coding sequence ATGGCGCAGCTCTCCGATGACGAACTCCTGGGCCTCGACGAGTTCGCCCTGCTGCCCGAGAACGCCGAGCAGATCGGCGCGACGGGCCCCCTCCCCACGGTGACCCGGGTCGACTCCGGTCCGATCAGCGCGCTGAAGTGGGGGGACGCCGACCCGCAGCTCGTCTTCCTGCACGGCGGCGGGCAGAACGCGCACACCTGGGACACCGTGATCCTCGGGCTCGGCGTGCCCGCGCTGGCCGTCGACCTGCCCGGGCACGGCCGCTCGGCCTGGCGCGAGGACGGTGACTACGGACCTCGCCGCGCCGCGGAGACGTTGCGCCCGATCCTGCGCGAATGGGCCCCGGCGCCACGGTTGCTGGTCGGCATGTCCCTCGGCGGCCTGACCGCGCTGCGCATCGCCGCCACCGAGCCCGCGCTCGTCCCCGAGTTGGTCCTCGTCGACGTGACGCCGTCATCCCCCGAGAAGCACGAGGCGATGACCAAGGCGCAGATGGGCACCGTCGCGCTGGTGCAGGGGGACCGCACCTTCCCGTCGTTCGCCGCCATGCTCGACGTGGCCGTCGCCGCCGCTCCGCATCGCAGCCGAAACTCGTTGCGCCGCGGTGTCTTTCACAACAGCAAGCAGCTCGACGACGGTTCGTGGACGTGGCGGTACGACTCGTTCCGCACGGGCGACGGCTTCACGAACCTCTGGGACGACGTCCCCGCCATCACCATGCCGACCACGCTGGTGCGCGGCGCGAACTCCCACTTCGTCGACGATGCGGACGCCGACGCGTTCGCCAAGGGCGCCCCGGGCTTCCAGCGCACCCACGTCGTGCCCGACGCCGGGCACTCGGTGCAGGGCGACCAACCCGCTGCGCTGGTCGACATCCTGCGCGGCATTCTCAACGCCTAA
- a CDS encoding enhanced intracellular survival protein Eis, producing the protein MTTLRTAEDADWPAMRSLAATSFGSFRPQDATDMWRTLIPPGGAIVVCDGDDVVGMSFHLDLRLTVPGGAVLPMAGLSWVCVAPTHRRRGLLTEMLDELHRRMVEARYPIAGLEASEGGIYGRFGYGPATIVDGVAVDRRVARVHPEVPDPGGVRVVTPARHRERIEQIYDRWRLRTPGGLHTPPQLWDEVFGDREVSRGGDSPFFALLRDDGFVFYRTHGDTERKDVVITKLATASDDAYVALWRALLGLDLMQNVTLRMPPGAPLPYLLSDARVVRTTGREDGLWLRLLDVPRALQARTYAADLSVVIDVADVGRFALEIREGRARCEPSGDEPDVSTDLSVLGSLYLGAHRASSFVMAKRLRGNDTRVMRQLDAAFASDVPAELGFGF; encoded by the coding sequence GTGACGACGCTGCGCACCGCCGAGGACGCGGACTGGCCCGCGATGAGGTCGTTGGCCGCGACGAGCTTTGGATCGTTCCGGCCGCAGGACGCCACCGACATGTGGCGGACGCTGATCCCACCGGGTGGGGCGATCGTCGTCTGCGATGGCGACGACGTCGTCGGCATGTCGTTCCATCTGGACCTGCGGCTGACGGTCCCCGGCGGCGCCGTGCTCCCGATGGCGGGGCTGTCGTGGGTGTGCGTGGCGCCGACGCACCGGCGGCGGGGCCTGCTCACCGAGATGCTCGACGAACTGCACCGCCGAATGGTCGAGGCGCGGTATCCGATCGCCGGTCTCGAGGCGTCCGAGGGTGGCATCTACGGCCGGTTCGGCTACGGCCCGGCAACCATCGTCGACGGTGTCGCGGTGGACCGGCGGGTGGCCCGCGTCCACCCCGAGGTGCCCGATCCCGGCGGCGTCCGGGTGGTGACGCCGGCTCGGCACCGCGAACGGATCGAGCAGATCTACGACCGGTGGCGGTTGCGGACGCCCGGCGGCCTGCACACGCCACCGCAGCTGTGGGACGAGGTGTTCGGCGATCGCGAGGTGTCGCGCGGCGGCGACAGTCCGTTCTTCGCGCTCCTGCGCGACGACGGTTTCGTCTTCTACCGCACGCACGGCGACACCGAACGCAAGGACGTCGTGATCACCAAGCTCGCCACCGCGAGCGACGACGCCTACGTCGCGCTGTGGCGGGCGCTACTGGGGTTGGACCTGATGCAGAACGTCACGCTCCGGATGCCGCCGGGTGCCCCTCTTCCCTACCTATTGAGCGACGCGCGGGTGGTCCGCACCACCGGCAGGGAGGACGGTCTGTGGCTGCGCCTGCTCGACGTACCGAGGGCCCTGCAGGCCCGCACCTACGCCGCGGACCTGTCGGTCGTGATCGACGTGGCCGACGTGGGCCGGTTCGCGCTCGAGATTCGCGAGGGGCGGGCCCGGTGTGAGCCCAGTGGGGACGAGCCCGACGTGTCGACCGACCTCTCGGTGCTCGGCAGTCTCTACCTCGGCGCGCACCGGGCGTCGTCGTTCGTGATGGCGAAACGCTTGCGCGGCAACGACACTCGCGTCATGCGGCAGCTGGACGCGGCGTTCGCCTCCGACGTACCCGCGGAGCTCGGCTTCGGCTTTTGA
- a CDS encoding inositol-3-phosphate synthase: protein MSESPQNEIRVAIVGVGNCASSLIQGVQYYQDADENSTVPGLMHVKLGKYHVRDVQFVAAFDVDAKKVGFDLSEAIFASENNTIKIADVPPTNVTVQRGPTLDGIGKYYSETIEVSDSDAVDVVKALKDAKVDVMVSYLPVGSEEADKFYAQCAIDAGVAFVNALPVFIASDPVWAKKFTDAGVPIVGDDIKSQVGATITHRVMAKLFEDRGVQLDRTMQLNVGGNMDFLNMLERSRLESKKISKTQAVTSNLQREFNTKDVHIGPSDHVGWLDDRKWAYVRLEGRAFGDVPLNLEYKLEVWDSPNSAGVIIDAVRAAKIALDRGIGGPVEAASAYLMKSPPKQLADDIARAQLESFIEG, encoded by the coding sequence ATGTCCGAGAGCCCGCAGAACGAGATCCGGGTCGCCATCGTCGGCGTCGGCAACTGCGCCTCCTCCTTGATCCAGGGTGTGCAGTACTACCAGGACGCCGACGAGAACTCGACCGTCCCCGGCCTCATGCACGTCAAGCTGGGCAAGTACCACGTGCGCGACGTGCAGTTCGTGGCCGCGTTCGACGTCGACGCCAAGAAGGTCGGCTTCGACCTGTCCGAGGCGATCTTCGCGTCGGAGAACAACACCATCAAGATCGCCGACGTGCCGCCGACCAACGTCACGGTGCAGCGCGGCCCGACGCTCGACGGCATCGGCAAGTACTACTCCGAGACCATCGAGGTGTCCGACAGCGACGCCGTCGACGTCGTCAAGGCGCTCAAGGACGCCAAGGTCGACGTCATGGTGTCCTACCTTCCCGTGGGTTCGGAGGAGGCCGACAAGTTCTACGCGCAGTGCGCGATCGACGCGGGCGTGGCCTTCGTCAACGCGCTGCCCGTCTTCATCGCCTCGGATCCCGTGTGGGCCAAGAAGTTCACCGACGCCGGCGTGCCGATCGTCGGCGACGACATCAAGAGCCAGGTCGGCGCCACCATCACCCACCGCGTGATGGCCAAGCTGTTCGAGGACCGCGGCGTGCAGCTCGACCGCACGATGCAGCTCAACGTCGGCGGCAACATGGACTTCCTCAACATGCTCGAGCGCTCGCGCCTGGAGTCCAAGAAGATCTCCAAGACCCAGGCCGTCACGTCGAACCTGCAGCGGGAGTTCAACACCAAGGACGTCCACATCGGTCCGTCCGATCACGTCGGTTGGCTCGACGACCGCAAGTGGGCCTACGTCCGCCTCGAGGGTCGCGCCTTCGGCGACGTGCCGCTGAACCTGGAGTACAAGCTCGAGGTGTGGGATTCGCCGAACTCGGCGGGCGTCATCATCGACGCGGTGCGCGCCGCGAAGATCGCGCTCGACCGTGGCATCGGCGGACCGGTCGAGGCCGCGTCGGCGTACCTCATGAAGAGCCCGCCCAAGCAGCTGGCCGACGACATCGCCCGCGCCCAGCTCGAATCCTTCATCGAGGGCTGA
- a CDS encoding PadR family transcriptional regulator produces MLELAILGLLLESPMHGYELRKRLTGLLGAFRAFSYGSLYPALRRMQADGLIVEESAPEGTVKVRRARRVYVLTDTGKQRFAELVADTGPQNYTDDGFGVHLAFFNRTPAEARMRILEGRRRQVEERREGLREAIARATNSLDRYTRQLHQLGLESSEREVKWLNDLIAAERVAAPPDQQT; encoded by the coding sequence GTGCTCGAACTCGCGATCTTGGGACTTCTGCTCGAATCGCCCATGCACGGCTACGAGCTGCGCAAGCGGCTGACGGGCCTGCTGGGAGCGTTTCGCGCGTTCTCCTACGGCTCGCTGTACCCGGCGCTGCGGCGCATGCAGGCCGACGGGCTCATCGTCGAGGAGTCGGCACCCGAGGGCACGGTCAAGGTCCGTCGGGCCCGCCGCGTCTACGTCCTGACCGACACCGGCAAGCAGCGCTTCGCCGAACTCGTCGCCGACACCGGCCCGCAGAACTACACCGACGACGGCTTTGGCGTGCACCTGGCCTTCTTCAACCGCACGCCGGCCGAAGCCAGGATGCGCATCCTCGAGGGCCGCCGCCGCCAGGTGGAGGAACGCCGCGAAGGCCTGCGCGAAGCCATCGCGCGCGCCACCAATTCACTGGACCGCTACACCCGCCAGCTGCATCAGCTCGGCCTGGAATCCAGTGAGCGCGAAGTCAAGTGGCTCAACGACCTGATCGCGGCCGAGCGCGTGGCCGCACCGCCGGACCAACAGACCTGA
- a CDS encoding DUF5318 domain-containing protein: MRLQRQVVDYALKRRSLLAEVYSGRTGVSEVCDANPYLLRAAKFHGKASQVMCPICRKEQLTLVSWVFGDHLGAVSGSARTTEELVMLAAKFDEFAVHVVEVCRTCSWNHLVKSYVLGAPKPPKARGTRTARSGARTASE; this comes from the coding sequence GTGCGATTGCAGCGACAGGTGGTGGACTACGCGCTCAAGCGGCGGTCTCTGCTGGCTGAGGTGTACTCCGGACGCACCGGCGTCTCCGAGGTGTGCGACGCCAATCCGTACCTGCTGCGGGCCGCGAAGTTCCACGGCAAGGCCAGTCAGGTCATGTGCCCCATCTGCCGCAAGGAACAGCTCACCCTGGTGTCGTGGGTGTTCGGCGACCACCTCGGCGCGGTGTCCGGGTCGGCCCGCACCACCGAGGAGCTGGTGATGCTGGCCGCCAAGTTCGACGAGTTCGCAGTGCACGTCGTCGAGGTTTGCCGGACGTGCAGCTGGAACCACCTGGTCAAGTCCTACGTCCTCGGAGCGCCCAAGCCCCCCAAGGCGCGCGGGACCCGAACGGCGCGCTCCGGAGCTCGCACGGCCAGTGAATAG
- a CDS encoding transglycosylase domain-containing protein, producing MNSEGRRQESADDLRKESSAGGGVMPARRPVGAQVREPFPADDRRTMLLPPVGEPPPAQYRDPIDVVKAALDGTPPPKSPPPGPPIGGGPPGGQGPGRRFHVNWKWVRRGTYLFLALCVLLPAITFGMAYVIVDIPKPGDIRTNQVSTILASDGSELAKIVPPEGNRVDVDIDQIPVHVRNAVMAAEDRDFYSNPGFSFTGFLRAMKNNVFGGDLQGGSTITQQYVKNALVGDARSGVGGLVRKAKELVISTKMTGEWSKDQILQSYLNIIYFGRGVYGIAAASTAYFGKPVEQLNVAEGALLAALIQQPSALDPAVDPAGSAERWNWVLDGMVRMGALSPSERAAQVFPPTVPPEQAQAQNQTTGPNGLIERQVTRELMDLFNIDEQTLNTEGLQVTTTIDPKAQAAAEDAATKYLDGQDPDMRTAIASVDPRTGGVKAYYGGSDANGFDFAQAGLPTGSSFKVFALVAALEQGIGLGYQVDSSPVDVNGIKITNVDGEACGTCNIAEALKLSLNTSYYRLMLKLKNGPQDVADAAHAAGVATSFPGVEHTLSEDGKGGPPNNGVVLGQYQTRVIDMASAYATLADSGIYHRPHFVQKVVRPDGQVLFDASQQNDPGEQKIPKAVADNVTAAMQPIASYSRGHGLAGGRPSAAKTGTNQLGDTDNNRDAWMVGYTPSLSTAVWVGTTEGTKPLVTKSGAAVYGSGLPSDIWKATMDGALKGTDVETFPKPTEIGGYAGPPAPPPPPPPPPAPPSETVIQPTIELGPGITIPFGPPTTVTGGPPPPPPPPGDPAAATPTVTAPPPPP from the coding sequence GTGAATAGCGAAGGACGACGCCAAGAGTCGGCCGACGACCTCCGTAAGGAGTCTTCGGCTGGCGGTGGCGTCATGCCCGCCCGACGCCCGGTCGGCGCCCAGGTGCGCGAACCGTTCCCTGCCGACGACCGCAGGACGATGTTGCTGCCGCCGGTCGGCGAGCCGCCACCCGCGCAGTACCGCGACCCGATCGACGTCGTGAAGGCCGCTCTCGACGGCACGCCGCCGCCCAAGTCGCCGCCACCCGGTCCCCCGATCGGCGGCGGTCCGCCCGGCGGGCAGGGGCCCGGGCGCCGGTTTCACGTCAATTGGAAGTGGGTGCGCCGGGGCACCTACCTCTTCCTCGCGCTGTGCGTGCTGCTGCCCGCCATCACGTTCGGCATGGCCTACGTCATCGTGGACATCCCCAAGCCGGGGGACATCAGGACCAACCAGGTGTCGACGATTCTGGCCAGCGACGGCAGCGAACTCGCCAAGATCGTGCCGCCGGAGGGCAACCGGGTCGACGTCGACATCGACCAGATTCCCGTGCACGTGCGCAACGCGGTGATGGCCGCGGAGGATCGCGACTTCTACTCCAACCCGGGCTTCTCGTTCACCGGATTCCTGCGGGCCATGAAGAACAACGTCTTCGGCGGTGACCTGCAGGGTGGTTCGACGATCACGCAGCAGTACGTCAAGAACGCGCTCGTGGGCGATGCCCGTTCGGGTGTCGGCGGCCTGGTCCGAAAAGCCAAGGAGCTCGTCATCTCGACGAAGATGACCGGCGAGTGGTCGAAGGACCAGATCCTGCAGTCCTACCTCAACATCATCTACTTCGGCCGCGGGGTGTACGGCATCGCGGCGGCGTCGACGGCGTACTTCGGCAAACCCGTCGAACAGCTGAACGTCGCCGAGGGCGCACTACTGGCGGCGCTCATCCAGCAGCCCTCGGCACTGGACCCGGCGGTCGATCCAGCGGGGTCGGCCGAGCGGTGGAACTGGGTGCTCGACGGCATGGTCCGGATGGGCGCGCTGTCGCCGAGCGAACGCGCCGCGCAGGTGTTCCCCCCGACGGTGCCGCCGGAGCAGGCGCAGGCACAGAACCAGACGACCGGGCCCAACGGGTTGATCGAGCGTCAGGTCACCCGCGAACTGATGGACCTGTTCAACATCGACGAGCAGACCCTCAACACCGAGGGCCTGCAGGTCACCACCACGATCGACCCCAAGGCGCAGGCGGCCGCCGAGGACGCGGCGACGAAGTACCTGGACGGCCAGGATCCCGACATGCGGACGGCCATCGCGTCGGTCGACCCGAGGACCGGCGGGGTCAAGGCGTACTACGGCGGTTCGGACGCCAACGGCTTCGACTTCGCGCAGGCCGGTTTGCCGACGGGGTCGTCGTTCAAGGTGTTCGCGCTCGTCGCGGCCCTCGAGCAGGGCATCGGGCTCGGCTACCAGGTGGACAGTTCGCCGGTCGACGTCAACGGCATCAAGATCACCAACGTCGACGGCGAGGCGTGCGGCACGTGCAACATCGCCGAGGCGCTCAAGCTGTCGCTCAACACCAGCTACTACCGACTCATGCTCAAGCTGAAGAACGGTCCGCAGGACGTGGCCGATGCGGCCCATGCGGCCGGCGTCGCGACCAGCTTCCCCGGCGTCGAGCACACGCTGTCCGAGGACGGCAAGGGCGGCCCGCCCAACAACGGTGTGGTGCTGGGCCAGTACCAGACCCGCGTCATCGACATGGCCTCGGCGTACGCGACGCTCGCCGACTCGGGCATCTATCACCGCCCGCACTTCGTGCAGAAGGTCGTCCGCCCGGACGGTCAGGTGCTCTTCGACGCCTCCCAGCAGAACGACCCCGGCGAACAGAAGATCCCGAAGGCCGTGGCCGACAACGTGACCGCCGCGATGCAGCCCATCGCGTCCTACTCCCGCGGACACGGTCTGGCCGGGGGCAGGCCGTCGGCGGCCAAGACCGGCACCAACCAGCTCGGCGACACCGACAACAACCGCGACGCGTGGATGGTCGGGTACACCCCGTCGCTGTCCACCGCGGTCTGGGTGGGCACGACCGAGGGCACCAAGCCGTTGGTCACCAAGTCCGGCGCCGCGGTGTACGGCTCCGGGCTGCCGTCCGACATCTGGAAGGCGACCATGGACGGCGCGCTGAAGGGGACCGACGTGGAGACGTTTCCCAAGCCGACCGAGATCGGCGGCTACGCGGGGCCGCCCGCCCCGCCACCGCCGCCGCCACCCCCGCCCGCGCCGCCGTCGGAGACCGTCATCCAGCCGACGATCGAGCTGGGCCCCGGCATCACGATCCCGTTCGGACCGCCGACGACGGTGACCGGGGGCCCGCCGCCACCGCCGCCACCGCCGGGTGACCCCGCTGCGGCGACCCCGACCGTCACTGCCCCGCCTCCGCCGCCGTGA
- a CDS encoding glycosyltransferase family 87 protein, producing the protein MTVAEPPLTPPEPQIGIDSPAPLAHDLRSDDDRDLPSRTDTIGAALSGVIGGPVGRHALIGRARFMTPLRVMLMIALVFLALGYTTKAACLQSTGRGTADQRVAVWENQRAYYELCYSDTVPLYTAELLSQGKFPYKSSWREKDAAGNPQVQYDGRPAVRYMEYPVLTGLYQYASMALAKTYTALTKLVGVPIVAEVVMFFDIAAFGLALAWLATVWATARLAGRRPWDAALVAGSPLLIFQIFTNFDALATACAAGAMLAWSRRRPALAGALIGVGVALKLYPLLLIVPLVIVGVRTGRLREVGKTVGAAVATWLVVNLPILVLFPRGWSEFFRLNTRRGDDMDSIYNVVKSFTGWKGFDPQLGFWQPPSVTNAVTAVLFAICLCAIAYFGLTARQRPRVAQLAFLVVAAFLLTNKVWSPQYSLWLVPLAVLALPHRRILLAWMTIDALVWVPRMLYLFGEQKMGLPEQWFTTTVLIRDVAVVTLCALVIRQIRRSELDLVRYGGRVDDPSGGVFEHAEDAPPKWLPRRLRPASREPVSTPEKELLPT; encoded by the coding sequence GTGACGGTCGCCGAGCCGCCCCTGACACCGCCCGAGCCGCAGATCGGGATCGACTCGCCAGCTCCGCTGGCACACGACCTGCGCAGTGACGACGACCGAGACCTACCCAGCCGGACCGACACCATCGGCGCGGCGCTGTCGGGTGTCATCGGCGGTCCGGTCGGACGGCACGCGCTGATCGGCCGGGCGCGGTTCATGACGCCGCTGCGGGTCATGCTGATGATCGCGCTGGTGTTCCTGGCCCTCGGATACACGACGAAGGCGGCCTGTCTACAGTCCACGGGCAGGGGCACGGCCGATCAGCGGGTCGCCGTGTGGGAGAACCAGCGCGCCTACTACGAGCTCTGCTACTCCGACACGGTTCCGCTGTACACCGCAGAGTTGTTGTCCCAGGGCAAGTTTCCGTACAAGTCGTCGTGGCGGGAGAAGGACGCCGCGGGCAATCCGCAGGTCCAGTACGACGGCCGCCCGGCGGTCCGGTACATGGAGTATCCGGTGCTGACCGGGCTCTACCAGTACGCGTCGATGGCGTTGGCGAAGACCTACACCGCCCTGACCAAGCTCGTCGGCGTGCCGATCGTCGCAGAAGTGGTGATGTTCTTCGACATCGCCGCCTTCGGCCTGGCGCTCGCCTGGCTCGCGACGGTGTGGGCGACGGCGCGACTGGCAGGCCGACGCCCGTGGGATGCGGCGCTCGTCGCGGGCTCGCCGCTGCTGATCTTCCAGATCTTCACCAACTTCGACGCGTTGGCGACGGCCTGCGCGGCGGGCGCGATGCTGGCGTGGTCGCGCCGCCGACCCGCGTTGGCGGGTGCCCTCATCGGCGTCGGGGTGGCGCTCAAGCTCTACCCCCTGCTGCTGATCGTGCCGCTGGTCATCGTCGGCGTGCGGACGGGACGGCTGCGCGAGGTCGGCAAGACCGTCGGCGCCGCCGTCGCGACGTGGTTGGTGGTGAATCTGCCGATCCTGGTGCTGTTTCCGCGCGGCTGGTCGGAATTCTTCCGGCTCAACACCCGGCGCGGCGACGACATGGATTCGATCTACAACGTCGTGAAGTCGTTCACGGGGTGGAAGGGCTTCGATCCGCAGCTGGGCTTCTGGCAGCCGCCGTCGGTGACGAACGCGGTGACGGCGGTGTTGTTCGCGATCTGCCTGTGCGCGATCGCCTATTTCGGGTTGACGGCCAGGCAGCGGCCCAGGGTGGCGCAGTTGGCGTTCCTCGTCGTCGCGGCCTTCCTGCTGACGAACAAGGTCTGGAGTCCGCAGTACTCGCTGTGGCTGGTGCCGCTGGCGGTGCTGGCCCTGCCGCACCGTCGAATCCTGTTGGCGTGGATGACGATCGACGCACTGGTCTGGGTGCCGCGGATGCTCTATCTGTTCGGCGAGCAGAAGATGGGCCTGCCGGAACAGTGGTTCACCACGACCGTACTGATACGTGACGTCGCCGTAGTCACGTTGTGCGCGTTGGTGATTCGCCAAATCCGCCGGTCCGAACTGGATCTGGTCCGGTACGGCGGCCGGGTCGACGATCCGTCGGGCGGGGTCTTCGAGCACGCCGAGGACGCGCCGCCGAAGTGGTTGCCCCGTCGACTGCGGCCCGCCTCGCGCGAGCCGGTGTCCACACCCGAGAAGGAGTTGCTGCCCACGTGA